GGTTCCCTTCGTCGCCCGCCCGCGTCCGATGCGGATACGGGCGCCGATTCCGGCTGCGCGCTCGACCATGCCGACGAGTCCGAAGTGGCTCGCCTTTCTGAGGTCGTCGAGCGATGTGCCCGGCGGCAGGCCGCACCCGTCGTCGTAGATGCTGATGCGCAGCGCTCTGTCGACGACACCCACGGACACATCGATGCAGGTGGGGCGGGCATGACGGTGGGCGTTCTCCATCGCCTCGGAGGCGATGGTCAATAAGTGCCGCGCGACGGCGTGCGGGACTTCGGGTACGGGCAGGTCGCCCAGCGTGCGCCAGGTGGTGCGCATCCCGGTCCGCCGGGCGAAGTCGTCGGTACGGGCGGAGAGTTCGGCGGCCACGTCGACGCCTGCCGCTTCGATGTCGCTCTGGCGGCGCAGGTCGGAGAGCAGTTCACGGGATTCGGCGGCTGCACGGCGGGCGGATCTGGCGACCACTTCCGACTGGTGTTTGACGGTGAGTGGGTCCATGCGGTCGGCCGAGGATGCCAGACCGTCTGCGGCCATCGCCACACCGTGCAGGGTCTTGGCGACGGAGTCGTGCATCTCGCGTGCCAGACGGGCACGTTCGCCTTGGACGGCTTCGGTCACCGCGAGCCGCGAGCGTACGTCGCTGAGGGCCTGCGTCGCTGTGCCGAAGCCGAGCATCAACTGGCGCAGGCTGACTCCGACGGCACCCAGTACGGCGCACAGGCCGGGCAGAAGCGTGGAGCCGGCGATCGAGACGTGGAGT
This window of the Streptomyces sp. SLBN-118 genome carries:
- a CDS encoding sensor histidine kinase → MALHHVPTGPAGTLRADGLLGVASEVAVPAEPALKIQLSALQAMCRQVFGFRLAMIALATPFAVVGAASGWPTLLVGIAILATFMGSYVLFRDWERFGPLLLRHPWLLGIDAFFGALLLITATPASPLSYVTICTPLLAGLVYGWRGAGVFAALTILIIFAAYAANSELHVSIAGSTLLPGLCAVLGAVGVSLRQLMLGFGTATQALSDVRSRLAVTEAVQGERARLAREMHDSVAKTLHGVAMAADGLASSADRMDPLTVKHQSEVVARSARRAAAESRELLSDLRRQSDIEAAGVDVAAELSARTDDFARRTGMRTTWRTLGDLPVPEVPHAVARHLLTIASEAMENAHRHARPTCIDVSVGVVDRALRISIYDDGCGLPPGTSLDDLRKASHFGLVGMVERAAGIGARIRIGRGRATKGTEVRLEIPVNALSPSGLPAAVHPPLTHQPVPTDLSPSTH